Proteins from one Rhizobium sp. WSM4643 genomic window:
- the cpaB gene encoding Flp pilus assembly protein CpaB, giving the protein MNWKLIAAVIVGLITGVLLYFWTESVKNEQVAYAFMRLQPDRKVTRGQAITPDMLAEPVMLPESFGALAKLAVPAASAYQEWLKDRTAAADIPAGSVLLFQYFDDNDGGRLTTMIAPGKRALTLPVNAASAVGHFVEPGSYVDILGTVDEPVEPVAPAAAAQPGAPGQPAPVPGQPTVPGQAPAVAGQPQAPAQPQSPVEQMLKNYLTQYPGADENDVNAYRKQAQDYKLGISSRTRVVTRTFLQNVKVLAVGAATTAEGAVTKANSTYNNVTVEVTPSEAEMLIFAMGQSNGSLNLVLRNPADNTVEDLPSINWTRM; this is encoded by the coding sequence ATGAACTGGAAGCTCATCGCGGCCGTCATCGTCGGGCTCATCACCGGCGTTCTGCTCTACTTCTGGACCGAGAGCGTCAAGAACGAGCAGGTGGCCTATGCCTTCATGCGGCTCCAGCCCGACAGGAAGGTGACGCGAGGTCAGGCGATCACGCCCGACATGCTCGCCGAACCGGTGATGCTGCCGGAAAGCTTCGGGGCGCTCGCCAAGCTCGCGGTTCCCGCGGCCAGCGCCTATCAGGAATGGTTGAAGGACAGGACGGCCGCCGCCGACATTCCGGCCGGCTCGGTGCTGCTCTTCCAGTATTTCGACGATAACGACGGCGGACGCCTGACGACGATGATCGCACCCGGCAAGCGGGCACTGACCCTTCCCGTCAACGCCGCCTCGGCAGTCGGCCATTTCGTCGAGCCGGGCAGCTATGTCGATATCCTCGGCACGGTCGACGAACCGGTCGAGCCCGTGGCGCCGGCCGCAGCAGCCCAGCCGGGAGCCCCTGGCCAGCCCGCTCCCGTGCCAGGTCAGCCCACCGTTCCTGGCCAGGCGCCGGCCGTAGCCGGACAGCCGCAGGCTCCAGCCCAGCCGCAGTCACCGGTCGAGCAGATGCTGAAGAACTATCTCACCCAGTATCCGGGCGCCGACGAGAACGATGTCAACGCTTACCGCAAACAGGCGCAGGACTATAAACTCGGCATCAGCTCGCGCACCCGCGTCGTCACCCGCACCTTCCTGCAGAATGTCAAAGTGCTGGCCGTCGGCGCGGCGACGACGGCGGAGGGTGCAGTCACCAAGGCCAACAGCACTTACAACAATGTGACCGTCGAAGTGACGCCGTCGGAAGCCGAAATGCTGATCTTTGCGATGGGCCAGTCGAACGGCAGCCTCAATCTCGTGCTGCGCAATCCGGCCGACAATACCGTCGAGGACCTGCCGAGCATCAACTGGACGCGGATGTGA
- a CDS encoding TadE/TadG family type IV pilus assembly protein: MRAELERPIFDGAFWSSILHSRTFWIPEDHGALFGTFAIAMMLLASMLLLPRLSARRRRISELHGDTSGSTTMMDFVLVTPVFVFFMFVVFQFTILAKNHLFTHYAAYAAARSARVYFCPPLPITIRSIIDVKTCDNDAAAGKADLAARLALIPAAPYDQLKCVGACQPPEEALKSLADASGLSKNWRAMRNQARYMFDPQNVTVTVDRAPMALYAAINRSPHVPVTAKVEARFLLLEYAGWVFARGQRKDGRYYTISTAEVNLL, from the coding sequence ATGCGCGCGGAACTCGAACGCCCCATCTTCGACGGCGCCTTCTGGAGTTCGATCCTGCACTCACGGACCTTCTGGATCCCAGAGGATCACGGCGCGCTCTTCGGTACCTTTGCGATCGCCATGATGCTGCTTGCCTCGATGCTGCTGCTGCCGCGGCTTTCCGCCCGCCGGCGCCGGATATCGGAGCTGCACGGCGATACCTCCGGCAGCACGACGATGATGGATTTCGTTCTTGTGACACCGGTCTTCGTCTTCTTCATGTTCGTGGTCTTCCAGTTCACGATCCTGGCCAAGAACCACCTCTTCACCCACTATGCCGCCTATGCGGCGGCGCGCAGCGCCCGCGTCTATTTCTGCCCGCCCCTGCCGATCACCATCCGGAGCATCATCGACGTCAAGACCTGCGATAACGATGCCGCCGCCGGCAAGGCCGATCTTGCCGCCCGCCTGGCGCTGATCCCGGCCGCACCCTACGACCAGCTGAAATGCGTCGGCGCCTGCCAGCCGCCGGAAGAGGCGCTGAAAAGCCTTGCCGATGCCTCGGGTCTTTCGAAGAACTGGCGGGCGATGCGCAACCAGGCCCGCTACATGTTCGATCCGCAGAACGTCACGGTGACCGTCGACCGCGCGCCGATGGCGCTCTATGCCGCCATCAACCGCTCGCCGCATGTGCCGGTCACCGCCAAGGTGGAAGCGCGCTTCCTGCTGCTCGAATATGCCGGCTGGGTTTTTGCCCGCGGTCAGAGGAAGGACGGCCGCTACTATACGATCTCGACGGCGGAGGTGAACCTGCTATGA
- a CDS encoding type II secretion system F family protein, translating into MISQIPLAPIAVVFAGITAALFVWWIGDLLGSIHVVRRSAGGDGPPPNIVDSIGMRTPVEFVLTHFEPLLADYGAQLEQKLIYAGRPFGGVTGREYIALLVVLSLFGFVVLGLLFGIASGSVIGGLVAGLILGLIPAIYFWVVADDKAQDRKERISREFPYFLDLVVMTQQAQATLPESLRLYAEAAPGTVMSEEIEQTLKDVALGTGMIEALQRLERRMTAEEVIRVIRAVIQGEVEGSNRVELLREHARDLRFRRWEKADRASEKLKAKIVMPAMMIVVSILLLVLAPAIVEMMSSGMF; encoded by the coding sequence ATGATATCTCAGATACCCCTCGCCCCGATTGCCGTCGTCTTTGCCGGGATCACCGCTGCGCTGTTCGTCTGGTGGATCGGCGATCTGCTCGGCAGCATTCACGTGGTGCGCCGGTCCGCCGGCGGCGATGGCCCGCCACCCAATATCGTCGACAGCATCGGCATGCGCACCCCGGTCGAATTCGTGCTGACGCATTTCGAGCCGCTCCTGGCCGATTACGGCGCGCAACTCGAGCAGAAGCTGATCTATGCCGGTCGGCCGTTCGGCGGCGTCACGGGGCGGGAATATATCGCGCTTCTCGTGGTCTTAAGCCTCTTCGGTTTCGTCGTGCTCGGCCTGCTGTTCGGCATCGCCAGCGGCAGCGTGATCGGCGGGCTGGTGGCCGGGCTGATCCTCGGCCTGATCCCCGCCATCTATTTCTGGGTCGTCGCCGACGACAAGGCGCAGGACCGCAAGGAACGCATTTCGCGCGAATTCCCCTACTTCCTCGATCTCGTCGTCATGACGCAGCAGGCGCAGGCGACCTTGCCAGAAAGCCTGAGGCTCTATGCCGAGGCCGCACCCGGCACCGTCATGAGCGAGGAAATCGAACAGACGCTGAAGGACGTGGCGCTCGGCACCGGCATGATCGAGGCGTTGCAGCGGCTGGAGCGCCGCATGACCGCCGAGGAGGTCATCCGCGTCATCCGCGCCGTGATCCAGGGCGAAGTCGAGGGCAGCAACCGTGTCGAGCTGTTGCGCGAACATGCGCGCGACCTGCGCTTCCGCCGCTGGGAAAAGGCCGACAGGGCCAGTGAAAAGCTGAAGGCCAAGATCGTCATGCCGGCGATGATGATCGTCGTGTCGATCCTGCTTCTGGTGCTGGCGCCTGCAATTGTCGAGATGATGTCGAGTGGGATGTTCTGA
- a CDS encoding CpaF family protein, producing MKAVSDDAAEQATFQVLTRALDKLLGPIRFLLDDPSVSEILINGTSDIFVERRGKLERADTRFASREDLESAARSIAQFSGKRLTPEEPSIEARLPDGSRVQMIQPPAARTGLCISIRRFLKEHRSIRDLVTQGSLTEESLSLLQAAVGLQKNVIISGGTGTGKTTMLNALSEAFADHERVIVIEDTSELQIRKEHVVYLEVTKPDRFGRGGASIRDLFRSSLRMRPDRIIVGECRGGEALDMIQAMTSGHSGSLSTVHANTPYDSLHRLETLALMSDIDMPLRPLRAQIASAVDVVVQIARFKRTGRRRVIEISEIKGLNNDGQYIVESIYKLEGDGHSNPDGALLWTGVVPSFAADAVEELQGADRPEWVGAAALQMA from the coding sequence ATGAAGGCCGTTTCCGACGACGCTGCCGAACAGGCAACCTTCCAGGTCCTGACCCGGGCGCTGGACAAGCTGCTCGGGCCGATCCGTTTTCTCCTCGACGATCCGAGCGTGTCCGAAATCCTGATCAACGGGACATCCGACATCTTCGTCGAAAGGCGAGGCAAGCTCGAACGCGCCGATACGCGTTTTGCCAGTCGCGAAGATCTGGAATCGGCCGCGCGCAGCATCGCGCAATTCTCAGGCAAGCGACTGACCCCCGAGGAGCCGAGCATCGAGGCGCGCCTGCCGGATGGTTCGCGCGTGCAGATGATCCAGCCGCCGGCCGCCCGCACCGGGCTCTGCATCTCCATTCGCCGCTTCCTGAAAGAACATCGCAGCATCCGCGACCTCGTCACCCAGGGCAGCCTGACGGAGGAATCGCTGTCGCTGCTGCAGGCGGCCGTCGGGCTGCAGAAGAACGTCATCATCTCCGGCGGCACCGGCACCGGCAAGACGACGATGCTGAACGCGCTGTCGGAAGCCTTTGCCGACCACGAGCGCGTCATCGTCATCGAGGACACGTCCGAACTGCAGATCCGCAAGGAACACGTGGTCTATCTCGAAGTGACCAAGCCCGACCGTTTCGGTCGCGGCGGCGCCAGCATCCGCGACCTGTTCCGCTCGTCGCTGCGCATGCGGCCCGACCGGATCATCGTCGGCGAGTGCCGCGGCGGCGAGGCGCTTGATATGATCCAGGCGATGACCTCAGGCCACAGCGGCAGCCTTTCGACGGTGCACGCGAACACACCCTATGACTCCCTGCACCGGCTGGAAACGCTGGCGCTGATGTCGGATATCGACATGCCGCTTCGGCCGCTGCGCGCCCAGATCGCCTCGGCGGTCGACGTCGTCGTGCAGATCGCCCGCTTCAAGCGCACCGGCCGGCGTCGGGTGATCGAGATCTCCGAGATCAAGGGCCTGAACAATGACGGCCAGTATATCGTCGAAAGCATCTACAAGCTCGAGGGCGACGGTCATTCCAATCCCGACGGCGCACTGCTCTGGACCGGTGTCGTGCCGAGCTTTGCCGCCGATGCAGTGGAAGAGCTGCAAGGCGCGGATCGCCCCGAATGGGTCGGTGCCGCCGCGCTGCAAATGGCTTAA
- a CDS encoding A24 family peptidase, producing MDTTYDLTLMPAAAALAVACTMTAAVLDHRHGHIPNAVTYPCLLAGFMLAAVSGGLAGTGLAFAGLLAAGLIFLIAFAAGSCGGGDVKLMAALGAILGLWPAIDVTLASLMVGGVIAVFSMARRVQWSVLARTVGLFALLLPAGFRDAASVLKPRETHHTVRFGVAAALGLLWCLFMPDFTPLSLVR from the coding sequence ATGGATACGACCTATGATCTGACCCTGATGCCTGCGGCGGCGGCTCTTGCCGTCGCCTGCACCATGACCGCGGCGGTGCTCGACCATCGCCACGGTCATATCCCGAACGCCGTCACCTATCCCTGCCTGCTTGCCGGGTTCATGTTGGCGGCAGTCAGCGGCGGTCTCGCAGGAACAGGGCTTGCCTTCGCAGGCCTCCTTGCAGCCGGCCTGATCTTTCTCATCGCCTTCGCAGCCGGAAGCTGCGGCGGCGGCGACGTCAAGCTGATGGCGGCGCTCGGCGCCATTCTCGGCCTCTGGCCCGCCATCGACGTCACCCTTGCATCGCTCATGGTCGGCGGCGTGATTGCCGTTTTCTCCATGGCGCGGCGTGTTCAGTGGAGCGTGCTGGCGCGAACGGTCGGACTGTTTGCGCTTCTCCTGCCCGCCGGTTTCCGCGACGCCGCTTCCGTGCTGAAGCCGCGCGAGACACATCATACCGTGCGCTTCGGCGTTGCCGCTGCTCTCGGACTTCTCTGGTGCCTTTTCATGCCTGATTTCACCCCTCTTTCACTCGTGAGGTAA
- a CDS encoding TadE/TadG family type IV pilus assembly protein has translation MTPALIKRLHRDERGFLSPIILYMTIALALMIVWILNTGQMIYDKQRTQDTADAAALVHADWEARYLNIMAMNNVASSQATVVMATSVAFQLTTAELALRSGVILAKLAEYSFTEGFGPASLLPPLPPMPYCPGWQKVPIVGGIIYGACLAFQGFRALEAAKAIGYTVAAQVKYNPLGLIEKSSDIIDAMNELNDYLVESFPQRVSNEALHLVRLNKSDHVVFHPPCESCNDAGEGAGGNLPVDRDGINPASAYAEMCLAMANGTQGQDPFLMRGEFANRGFPNGKGPLTAGGVDGSHIRDWVNHESGVDDALVEFYIFYEAFGPAYLSKVPFKAIVEQYAGDLSWLEEAALDVSFWLADKVFGVGFGITNPFQLPIDVPPRYSDAQTKDENDFTRKFDMIWNQVCGPAGGAISVAGAPLPVISFPKPYWLKGRIPFNFTPFGGEQLDDYQTLAIVSRAPRARLQIRIFKDKTPSAYALAQSWVHNYTAFDLYTQDWLASLAPATLADDIGEVSNTIKQSPAADSFTGLTRVFDRGGANAWAAVNTH, from the coding sequence ATGACACCGGCCCTCATCAAACGCCTGCACCGCGACGAACGCGGCTTCCTGTCGCCGATCATCCTCTATATGACGATCGCGCTTGCCCTGATGATCGTCTGGATCCTGAATACGGGACAGATGATCTACGACAAGCAGCGCACCCAGGACACGGCCGATGCCGCCGCTCTCGTCCATGCCGACTGGGAGGCGCGCTATCTCAACATCATGGCGATGAACAATGTTGCCTCGTCGCAGGCAACCGTTGTCATGGCGACGTCGGTCGCCTTTCAGCTGACGACGGCGGAACTTGCCCTGCGCTCGGGTGTCATTCTGGCGAAACTCGCCGAATATTCGTTCACGGAAGGCTTCGGGCCAGCGTCCCTGCTGCCTCCGCTTCCGCCAATGCCATATTGCCCCGGCTGGCAAAAAGTCCCGATCGTCGGTGGCATCATCTATGGGGCTTGCCTGGCGTTCCAGGGGTTCCGGGCGTTGGAAGCGGCCAAGGCGATCGGATATACGGTGGCGGCGCAAGTCAAATACAATCCTTTGGGCCTCATCGAGAAGTCCAGCGACATCATCGATGCGATGAACGAACTGAACGACTACCTCGTCGAAAGCTTTCCGCAGCGCGTCAGCAACGAAGCCCTGCATCTGGTGCGCTTGAACAAGTCGGATCACGTCGTCTTTCATCCGCCGTGTGAGTCCTGCAACGACGCCGGAGAGGGCGCCGGCGGTAACCTGCCGGTCGATCGTGACGGCATCAATCCCGCCTCGGCCTATGCTGAAATGTGCCTTGCGATGGCCAACGGCACCCAGGGACAGGACCCGTTTCTGATGCGCGGCGAGTTTGCCAATCGTGGGTTCCCCAACGGCAAGGGCCCGCTAACGGCAGGCGGAGTTGATGGCAGCCATATCCGAGACTGGGTCAACCACGAAAGCGGCGTCGACGATGCGCTGGTGGAGTTCTACATCTTCTACGAAGCCTTCGGCCCGGCCTATCTCAGCAAGGTTCCGTTCAAGGCGATCGTCGAGCAATATGCCGGCGATCTGAGCTGGCTGGAGGAAGCAGCGCTCGATGTCAGCTTCTGGCTGGCGGACAAGGTCTTCGGCGTTGGCTTCGGCATCACCAACCCCTTCCAGCTACCGATCGACGTGCCGCCGCGCTATTCCGATGCCCAGACGAAGGACGAGAACGATTTCACCCGCAAGTTCGACATGATCTGGAACCAGGTCTGCGGCCCAGCCGGTGGCGCGATTTCCGTGGCGGGTGCTCCCCTGCCCGTCATCTCCTTCCCGAAGCCTTACTGGCTGAAAGGACGCATCCCCTTCAACTTCACGCCTTTTGGAGGCGAGCAGCTCGACGACTACCAGACGCTGGCGATCGTTTCCCGCGCCCCGCGCGCCAGGCTGCAGATCCGCATCTTCAAGGACAAGACACCGTCCGCCTACGCGCTCGCGCAGAGCTGGGTCCACAATTACACGGCCTTCGATCTCTACACTCAGGACTGGCTGGCATCGCTTGCGCCCGCCACGCTTGCCGACGATATCGGTGAGGTTTCCAACACCATCAAGCAGAGCCCGGCGGCTGACAGCTTTACCGGCTTGACCCGCGTCTTCGATCGAGGAGGAGCCAATGCCTGGGCTGCCGTCAACACACACTGA
- a CDS encoding TadE/TadG family type IV pilus assembly protein — protein sequence MPGLPSTHTEPMGGPAGRGLLMRLHRDRRGLASIEFVLAAPVILLIVIFVIHANKISTKKVGTMLAMRNAAFAEANGLDCTSDFSNVVPIPALPAVPGGDAINCSRTPSHEGDGDPQRTFVWDDVQNTLKSDGRDFGDMVGDLANEKPQLVTATADRVYKFRDSDDLDTIRSLRWKDAFTVDDSTLFASHNNDTTSHGYDPTLRREIRDVADDSGDLFDGVFPGAK from the coding sequence ATGCCTGGGCTGCCGTCAACACACACTGAGCCTATGGGCGGTCCTGCTGGCCGCGGGCTGCTGATGCGGCTGCACCGCGACAGGCGCGGTCTGGCCTCGATCGAATTTGTGCTCGCCGCGCCTGTTATCTTGCTGATCGTGATTTTCGTCATCCACGCGAACAAGATTTCCACCAAGAAGGTCGGAACCATGCTTGCGATGCGCAACGCCGCCTTCGCCGAGGCAAATGGGCTGGACTGCACGTCGGATTTCTCGAATGTCGTCCCGATCCCGGCTCTGCCGGCAGTGCCCGGGGGCGACGCCATCAACTGCTCGCGCACACCATCGCATGAAGGCGATGGCGACCCGCAGCGCACCTTTGTCTGGGACGATGTTCAAAATACCTTGAAGAGCGACGGCCGCGACTTCGGCGACATGGTCGGTGACCTCGCCAATGAGAAGCCGCAACTGGTCACCGCGACAGCCGACCGCGTCTACAAGTTCAGGGATTCCGACGATCTCGATACGATCAGGAGCCTCCGCTGGAAGGATGCGTTCACGGTGGACGATTCGACGCTGTTTGCCTCGCACAACAATGACACCACGAGCCACGGCTACGATCCGACGCTCCGCCGCGAAATCCGCGATGTCGCCGACGATTCCGGCGATCTGTTCGACGGCGTCTTTCCGGGAGCGAAATAA
- a CDS encoding type II secretion system F family protein: MDISILQIFTVALGAVTVGLLVWGAPVRWPAPLLRATERDIALASEAAQVFGRDAVPPYTMILAYGITAIVVFVVISLIFGPIFGFIVAIPVAIFLPKGVIRYFLQRRWLQIESQLPYAVDQIVSAVRTGKPLAIAVNAVADTGQMPASREFERIAREQKLGIGLVEALDRHGRNVPSLHFKMVDAALGLFARQGGDISEPLTEMSKSFKEIWKLDQKITTSSSQARMNFRVVNGGALFMILMIFFGQPELIDKVFGNAIGIVIAIVGAILYATGFFWMRSMMKVSV; this comes from the coding sequence ATGGATATCAGCATTCTGCAGATTTTTACGGTCGCCCTCGGCGCGGTCACAGTGGGACTGCTCGTCTGGGGCGCGCCGGTGCGCTGGCCGGCGCCGTTGCTGCGCGCCACCGAACGTGACATTGCGCTCGCCAGCGAGGCAGCACAGGTCTTCGGGCGCGATGCCGTTCCGCCCTATACGATGATCCTCGCCTACGGCATCACGGCGATCGTCGTCTTCGTGGTGATCTCACTGATCTTCGGGCCGATCTTCGGTTTCATCGTCGCAATTCCCGTCGCGATCTTCCTCCCCAAGGGCGTGATCCGATATTTTCTGCAGCGTCGCTGGCTGCAGATCGAATCGCAGCTTCCCTACGCCGTCGACCAGATCGTCTCGGCGGTGCGCACCGGCAAGCCGCTCGCCATCGCCGTCAATGCGGTGGCCGATACCGGCCAGATGCCGGCCTCGCGCGAGTTCGAGCGGATCGCCCGCGAACAGAAGCTCGGCATCGGCCTGGTCGAGGCGCTCGACCGCCACGGCCGCAACGTGCCGAGCCTGCATTTCAAGATGGTCGATGCGGCCCTCGGCCTCTTTGCCCGCCAAGGCGGCGACATTTCCGAACCGCTGACCGAAATGTCGAAATCATTCAAGGAAATCTGGAAGCTCGATCAGAAGATCACGACCTCGTCGTCGCAGGCGCGGATGAATTTCCGCGTCGTCAACGGCGGTGCGCTGTTCATGATCCTGATGATCTTCTTCGGCCAGCCTGAACTGATCGACAAGGTGTTCGGCAACGCCATCGGCATCGTCATCGCGATCGTCGGCGCCATTCTCTATGCCACCGGTTTCTTCTGGATGCGCTCGATGATGAAGGTGTCGGTATGA
- a CDS encoding sarcosine oxidase subunit gamma: MRDLPQHKPVLAGTAYKSTSEAGVQLEASPEGHLLHVLGAIEPSALAAELVKAGFAKSSIRKAGFRQWFVAGDEPLMPASLDALAAALAGKAFVMDQSHGRVRIGVSGRCSRALLSRGTAVDLDPSVFPEGHSAMTMVGHLSVQIVRTGDDSFELTVLRSFAESLWDDLAHMAASAEKDGV, from the coding sequence ATGCGTGATCTTCCGCAACACAAACCGGTTCTGGCCGGAACGGCATACAAAAGCACCTCAGAGGCGGGCGTCCAGCTTGAAGCCTCGCCGGAGGGCCATCTCCTGCATGTGCTCGGCGCCATCGAGCCATCCGCGCTCGCCGCGGAATTGGTGAAAGCAGGCTTTGCGAAAAGTTCGATCCGCAAGGCGGGTTTCCGGCAATGGTTCGTCGCCGGCGATGAGCCGCTCATGCCCGCCAGCCTCGATGCTCTCGCGGCAGCGCTTGCGGGAAAGGCCTTCGTCATGGACCAGAGCCACGGGCGCGTGCGCATCGGCGTTTCCGGCCGTTGTTCGCGCGCACTTCTGTCACGAGGCACAGCCGTCGATCTCGATCCTTCCGTCTTTCCGGAAGGCCATTCGGCCATGACGATGGTCGGTCATCTCTCCGTGCAGATCGTCCGCACCGGCGATGACAGCTTCGAACTGACGGTCCTGCGCAGCTTTGCCGAAAGCCTCTGGGACGATCTCGCGCATATGGCGGCGAGCGCCGAAAAGGATGGCGTCTAA
- a CDS encoding ATPase, T2SS/T4P/T4SS family — translation MLLKISYEDGSGREVIPLSANETYFVGESSTLTLPAGAGVVRLRGSHVSSPQFVLRKSGQGWSVQHHGRNPTRVDDQPLRAGTPVAVSAGMSIWVPNVTIELVEPAAAPVAVTQFPDQERVLALQMEIHERLLKDTQYDRLVKSSDFGREETRTRIRERLDMFIKEALDGAPQDLVILVIKNAVYRWLAKRIARTGRRDASSNAASLSREEQDNRRLFDVGKALISALQLKLNFESTRSDFAQLDTRFSAAFQSRQALFNAGDRYEIAHMHLRSNIEELMYRWGTISELMDLDVISEIMVTRYDEIYVEKFGLLERYPFAFANERQLMKVIERIAVDSNRSINESEAMADFRMPDGSRVNAVIPPLAVKGACLTIRKFGGKSRLDISKLVTAGALSEPMRAFLEAAVRSRKNIVVSGGTGSGKTTLLNSLSQFIPVGERVVAVEDTSELQLDGIHVVYLQSRPKTAESETSVTIRDLVRNALRMRPDRIIVGECRGAEAIDMLQAMNTGHAGSMTTAHANTPQDMMTRLEVMVLQGQSSLPVMAIRQQIVAAVELVVQLNRLANGRRAVTEISEVIGIDPDTGLIIVEPIFNLVGRAGGQAVHAFTGYLPSFVAELVEFNDDGEIEKLDMFV, via the coding sequence ATGCTGTTGAAGATTTCCTATGAGGACGGCAGCGGCCGGGAGGTGATCCCGCTCTCGGCGAACGAGACCTATTTCGTCGGCGAAAGCAGCACGCTGACGTTGCCCGCTGGCGCGGGCGTCGTGCGGCTGCGCGGCAGCCATGTCTCTTCGCCGCAATTCGTGCTGCGGAAATCGGGCCAGGGCTGGTCGGTGCAGCATCACGGCCGCAACCCGACGCGCGTCGACGATCAGCCGCTTCGAGCCGGCACGCCGGTTGCGGTTTCGGCCGGCATGTCGATCTGGGTGCCGAACGTCACGATCGAGCTCGTCGAGCCGGCCGCCGCCCCCGTAGCGGTCACGCAGTTTCCCGATCAGGAACGCGTGCTCGCCTTGCAGATGGAAATTCACGAGCGCCTGCTGAAGGACACGCAGTATGACCGGCTGGTAAAATCCTCCGATTTCGGCCGCGAGGAGACGCGCACCCGTATCCGTGAGCGTCTCGACATGTTCATCAAGGAGGCGCTCGACGGCGCGCCGCAGGATCTCGTCATCCTCGTCATCAAGAACGCCGTCTATCGGTGGCTGGCAAAACGCATCGCCCGGACGGGGCGGCGTGACGCCTCGTCGAATGCCGCAAGCCTCTCGCGTGAGGAGCAGGACAATCGCCGCCTGTTCGATGTCGGCAAGGCGCTGATTTCGGCCCTGCAGCTCAAGCTGAACTTCGAATCCACCCGCTCGGACTTCGCCCAGCTCGACACGCGGTTCAGCGCCGCTTTCCAGTCCCGGCAGGCTCTATTCAACGCCGGCGACCGCTACGAGATCGCCCATATGCACCTGCGCTCCAATATCGAGGAGCTGATGTATCGCTGGGGGACGATCTCCGAACTGATGGATCTCGATGTCATCTCGGAAATCATGGTGACGCGCTACGACGAGATCTACGTCGAGAAATTCGGCCTGCTGGAGCGCTACCCCTTCGCCTTCGCCAACGAGCGGCAGTTGATGAAGGTGATCGAGCGCATCGCCGTCGATTCCAACCGCTCGATCAACGAAAGCGAGGCGATGGCCGACTTCCGCATGCCGGACGGCTCGCGCGTCAACGCCGTCATTCCGCCGCTGGCGGTCAAGGGCGCTTGCCTGACCATCCGCAAGTTCGGCGGCAAGTCGCGGCTCGATATCAGCAAGCTGGTGACCGCCGGCGCGCTCAGCGAGCCGATGCGTGCCTTCCTCGAGGCAGCCGTCCGCTCGCGCAAGAACATCGTCGTCTCAGGCGGCACAGGCTCCGGCAAGACGACGCTCTTGAACAGCCTGTCTCAGTTCATCCCGGTCGGCGAGCGCGTCGTTGCCGTCGAGGACACGTCGGAACTGCAGCTCGATGGGATCCACGTCGTCTATCTGCAATCGCGGCCGAAGACGGCGGAGTCCGAGACCAGCGTCACCATCCGCGACCTCGTGCGAAACGCGCTGCGCATGCGTCCCGACCGCATCATCGTCGGCGAGTGCCGTGGTGCGGAGGCGATCGACATGCTGCAGGCGATGAACACCGGCCATGCCGGCTCGATGACAACGGCGCATGCCAACACACCGCAGGACATGATGACCCGCCTGGAAGTGATGGTGCTGCAGGGGCAGAGCTCGCTGCCTGTCATGGCGATCCGCCAGCAGATCGTTGCCGCCGTCGAGCTCGTCGTGCAGCTCAACCGCCTGGCGAACGGCCGGCGCGCCGTCACCGAGATATCGGAGGTAATCGGCATCGATCCGGATACCGGCCTCATCATTGTCGAGCCGATCTTCAATCTCGTCGGCCGCGCCGGCGGCCAAGCCGTGCATGCCTTCACCGGCTACCTGCCGAGCTTCGTCGCCGAGCTCGTCGAGTTCAACGACGACGGCGAGATCGAAAAACTGGACATGTTCGTCTAG